Proteins encoded in a region of the Campylobacter geochelonis genome:
- a CDS encoding glycosyltransferase, which translates to MKEKTKLLFVIAALRNGGAERVLQVIANHFAKSYEVSIAILEENENLYKFDKNIKFIYLNVYKSGSKFDKYKKLRECFKAQNPNVIISFIDWTNVACVVANFGLWYKLILTEHNAHDYLKSKIFTIIRNLAYKQASSLTVLTKKDYEYYSKFNQNCVLMYNPFFGKISSNLTQYKKENIILSVARLEDVKGYDGQLEALSMLNPTLLNTWRILIAGDGSRHASLEQKAKNLGLKVEFLGHVENVGELYKKSKIFVLNSSSEGLPNVLIESAFYGCARLSSATFGGLELIKNGVDGVLAPINDTKALANNLEKLMVDDEFRQNLVKNASLNLDKFSPKNIMQKWENLVNSVIKESKQ; encoded by the coding sequence ATGAAAGAAAAAACAAAGCTTCTTTTTGTAATTGCAGCGCTTCGAAATGGCGGAGCTGAGCGAGTTTTACAAGTTATAGCTAATCACTTTGCAAAAAGTTATGAAGTATCGATTGCCATATTAGAAGAAAATGAAAATTTATATAAATTTGATAAAAATATAAAATTTATTTATCTTAATGTCTATAAAAGTGGTTCTAAATTTGATAAATATAAAAAGCTAAGAGAGTGTTTTAAGGCTCAAAATCCTAATGTTATTATAAGTTTTATTGACTGGACAAATGTTGCGTGTGTAGTGGCAAATTTTGGGCTTTGGTACAAGCTTATTTTAACAGAACATAATGCACATGATTATCTAAAAAGCAAAATTTTTACAATTATACGAAATTTAGCCTATAAACAAGCTTCATCGCTTACGGTTTTGACTAAAAAAGACTATGAATATTACTCAAAATTTAACCAAAATTGCGTTTTGATGTATAACCCATTTTTTGGTAAAATATCATCAAATTTAACTCAATATAAAAAAGAAAATATCATCTTGAGTGTAGCAAGGCTTGAAGATGTAAAAGGCTATGATGGGCAACTTGAAGCTTTATCAATGCTAAATCCAACACTTTTAAATACGTGGAGAATTCTCATAGCAGGAGATGGCTCAAGACATGCGAGTTTAGAGCAAAAGGCTAAAAATTTAGGGCTTAAAGTTGAGTTTTTAGGTCATGTTGAAAATGTTGGCGAACTTTATAAAAAGTCTAAAATTTTTGTACTTAACTCATCTAGTGAAGGTTTGCCAAATGTGTTGATTGAAAGTGCGTTTTATGGGTGCGCAAGGTTAAGCTCAGCTACTTTTGGTGGGCTTGAATTGATAAAAAATGGCGTTGATGGAGTTTTAGCACCGATTAATGATACAAAAGCTCTGGCTAACAACTTAGAAAAACTTATGGTTGATGATGAGTTTAGGCAAAATTTAGTTAAAAATGCAAGTTTAAATTTAGATAAATTTAGCCCAAAAAATATAATGCAAAAGTGGGAAAATTTGGTTAATAGTGTTATAAAAGAGAGCAAACAATGA